The Corynebacterium poyangense genome includes a window with the following:
- a CDS encoding alpha,alpha-trehalose-phosphate synthase (UDP-forming) has translation MPPQDGATADFVVVANRLPVDSVTHPDGSHEWVPSPGGLVAALSPVLAQHHGCWVGWPGTTDDSLSLEPFRTDSGILLHPVSLSAADYAEFYEGFSNATLWPLYHDLIVQPIYQRSWWSAYRQVNLRFAEEVAKVASPHATVWVQDYQLQLLPGILRQLRPDLRIGFFLHIPFPAADLFRQLPWREEIVRGLLGADVIGFHLPSYANNFLTLSRQISGAAGSHTGQPDELTVYGKAQIRKPDAAIVAPDGRRVQVAAFPISIDLSSLGHPTAEDISAIRRKLGNPDTIMLGVDRLDYTKGILQRLQAFEQLLEHETLDPDQTVLVQIATPSRERIKQYQQERARVEEAVGRINGRFGKLGQPVVHYLHRSLPKAELAACYAAADIMLVTAFKDGMNLVAKEFAAMHPDGSGALVLSEFAGAAEELSHAHLCNPHDLESVKRAIFNAVYSLSHQPEDAGRRMQALYQQVHTHDVNLWANSFLSFLTDHSQGGMS, from the coding sequence ATGCCGCCTCAGGATGGAGCCACAGCGGACTTTGTGGTGGTGGCTAATCGGCTACCGGTCGACTCTGTCACCCACCCGGACGGCAGTCATGAATGGGTCCCCTCCCCTGGTGGCCTGGTTGCTGCTCTTAGCCCGGTACTCGCCCAGCACCACGGATGTTGGGTGGGGTGGCCCGGAACCACAGATGATTCTTTAAGCCTTGAGCCCTTCCGGACAGACTCAGGTATTCTGCTCCACCCCGTGTCGCTGAGTGCAGCTGACTATGCGGAATTCTACGAGGGGTTTTCTAACGCCACCCTCTGGCCGCTCTACCACGACCTCATTGTTCAACCCATCTATCAACGATCCTGGTGGAGCGCTTACCGGCAAGTTAACCTTCGTTTCGCCGAAGAAGTAGCTAAAGTTGCCTCACCCCACGCCACAGTATGGGTGCAGGACTATCAACTTCAACTCCTCCCCGGCATTCTTCGCCAACTCCGGCCAGATCTACGCATCGGGTTTTTCCTCCACATCCCCTTCCCCGCGGCTGACTTGTTCCGTCAACTCCCGTGGCGCGAAGAGATTGTTCGGGGGCTTCTTGGCGCGGATGTTATTGGTTTTCACCTGCCCAGCTACGCCAATAATTTCTTAACGCTCTCCCGGCAGATCAGCGGTGCTGCTGGTTCTCATACCGGACAACCTGATGAGTTGACGGTCTATGGCAAAGCTCAGATTCGGAAACCTGATGCCGCTATTGTGGCGCCTGATGGACGTCGGGTACAGGTTGCTGCGTTTCCAATTTCTATAGATCTATCCTCCTTGGGCCACCCCACGGCAGAAGACATCAGCGCTATCCGCCGGAAACTCGGCAACCCGGACACCATCATGCTGGGGGTGGATCGGCTCGATTACACCAAAGGGATCCTGCAACGCCTTCAGGCTTTTGAGCAGCTCCTAGAACACGAAACCTTGGACCCTGACCAGACAGTTCTAGTTCAAATCGCTACCCCTTCCCGGGAGCGTATTAAGCAATACCAACAGGAACGGGCTCGGGTAGAAGAAGCTGTCGGCCGGATTAACGGTCGCTTCGGAAAGCTAGGCCAGCCGGTGGTGCATTATCTTCACCGTTCCCTTCCTAAAGCAGAACTAGCCGCTTGCTACGCCGCCGCGGATATCATGCTGGTCACCGCCTTCAAGGATGGGATGAACCTGGTGGCTAAGGAGTTTGCGGCCATGCATCCAGATGGTTCCGGGGCTTTGGTGCTCAGTGAATTTGCCGGCGCTGCGGAGGAACTCTCCCACGCCCACCTGTGCAACCCACATGACTTAGAAAGCGTGAAAAGAGCTATTTTTAATGCCGTTTATTCCCTATCCCATCAACCGGAGGATGCGGGTCGACGTATGCAGGCGCTTTATCAGCAAGTCCATACTCACGACGTAAATTTATGGGCCAACAGTTTCTTGAGTTTCTTAACGGATCACTCCCAAGGAGGAATGAGTTAG
- a CDS encoding LacI family DNA-binding transcriptional regulator translates to MVKRSSHRGTLASVAAELGVSRTTVSNAYNRPEQLSSALREKILAAAERMGYPGPDPTARSLRAGKVGALGVLLTEHLSFAFEDKASVDFLAGVAEASYGSDTALTLVPVGPSTSDDHAAALKLVNSAVVDGFVIYSVAANDPYLRAALARHVPVVLCDQPTDHPELPFVGIDDFAAIQPAAQALVDAGHRRVGILSPRLFINSRNGALSVSDIHTAELHLQRSRVLGALAVFGDAGIDPETVPVVSRHINDRANTRDAAREILETYPDLTAILCTTDSMALAVLDYAYERGISVPEELSVTGFDGIEPAVDRNLCTIAQPNKHKGAAAGRMLLDLIEDRQGGRRRAAHPPRRILATRLIPGATVAPPRP, encoded by the coding sequence ATGGTTAAACGTTCCTCTCATCGCGGCACCCTCGCCTCCGTGGCTGCCGAGTTAGGGGTTTCTCGCACAACGGTATCTAATGCCTATAACCGCCCGGAGCAGCTTTCTTCAGCTTTGCGGGAAAAGATTCTTGCCGCTGCAGAGCGGATGGGGTATCCCGGCCCAGACCCCACGGCGCGTTCTCTAAGAGCCGGAAAAGTTGGGGCGTTAGGGGTTTTACTTACCGAACACCTCAGCTTCGCCTTTGAAGATAAAGCCAGCGTGGATTTTCTGGCTGGGGTAGCTGAGGCCTCCTATGGTTCCGATACGGCGTTGACCCTGGTTCCGGTTGGCCCGTCAACCTCGGATGACCATGCCGCCGCTTTGAAACTAGTGAACTCCGCCGTGGTCGATGGCTTTGTGATTTACTCCGTAGCAGCCAATGACCCCTATCTGCGGGCTGCTCTTGCTCGCCATGTTCCGGTGGTGTTATGCGATCAACCAACCGATCACCCAGAGTTGCCCTTCGTGGGGATCGATGATTTCGCCGCTATCCAGCCGGCAGCCCAAGCCCTTGTGGACGCAGGGCATCGCCGGGTGGGGATCCTTAGTCCCCGGCTTTTTATCAATTCCCGCAATGGCGCCTTGAGTGTTTCTGACATCCACACCGCGGAGCTTCATCTCCAACGTTCCCGGGTGCTGGGGGCCTTAGCTGTTTTTGGCGATGCAGGAATAGATCCGGAGACAGTCCCGGTGGTGTCTCGGCATATTAATGACCGGGCGAATACTCGTGACGCGGCACGAGAAATTTTGGAAACCTATCCGGACCTCACCGCGATATTGTGTACCACGGACTCGATGGCTCTTGCCGTCCTGGATTATGCCTATGAACGGGGGATATCCGTTCCGGAGGAGTTATCGGTTACTGGTTTTGATGGCATTGAGCCGGCGGTTGACCGGAATTTATGCACTATCGCTCAACCCAATAAACATAAAGGCGCTGCCGCGGGGCGGATGTTGTTGGACTTGATTGAGGACCGGCAAGGTGGACGTCGCCGCGCCGCTCACCCGCCACGTCGCATTCTGGCAACTCGCCTAATCCCTGGAGCTACCGTCGCGCCGCCGCGCCCATAA
- a CDS encoding META domain-containing protein, which produces MTSLPRHLHLHHLGAAVIGVVLAASTSACSSQQSDASSPPGNLDNREWQVTNIYSSPSDPNGIPPTLAGKAFLVFGANTLTGSTGCSQIQATVQLSDTELELRNMELEPADGAPCTGRDLDFHNHMVDILHSGPLEILHLNASEIVVREKSDQPNPPAIRLLVPAQSTENEES; this is translated from the coding sequence GTGACATCCCTCCCTAGGCATCTCCACCTTCATCACCTCGGCGCCGCAGTGATCGGGGTTGTGCTCGCAGCCAGCACCAGTGCCTGTTCTTCCCAGCAAAGCGATGCTTCCTCACCGCCCGGAAATCTCGATAACCGAGAATGGCAAGTCACCAATATTTATTCTTCGCCTTCTGACCCCAACGGAATTCCGCCCACCCTCGCGGGCAAAGCGTTCTTGGTTTTCGGAGCCAATACTCTGACCGGAAGCACCGGGTGCAGTCAGATTCAAGCCACCGTGCAGCTAAGCGACACCGAACTTGAGCTGCGGAACATGGAATTAGAACCCGCCGATGGTGCCCCGTGTACCGGTAGGGACTTAGACTTCCACAATCACATGGTGGACATTCTTCATAGCGGGCCGCTGGAAATTTTGCATCTTAATGCCAGTGAAATTGTGGTGCGTGAAAAAAGTGACCAGCCCAATCCTCCGGCGATACGGTTGTTGGTTCCGGCTCAATCTACAGAAAATGAGGAATCCTAG
- the otsB gene encoding trehalose-phosphatase, with amino-acid sequence MSTLSDLATTDELLVVSDFDGTLAGFHPSDIYDVPINGDSIDALARLSQLPHTTVAVLSGRHLAGLQKVCPLESPVIFAGSHGAETSGEPSGERGPDAQQLSILQDLDEQLEAIVAAAPRAYVEKKPYHRVVHVAELAEESPETAAEICDAAAQIRAPGLTSMRGKNIVEFSVSGENKGTWISRRRTLIGATGVLFIGDDTTDELGFATLSEADLGVKVGPGDTAATLRVDDLAEVARIYQELAELRTLWARRRDGSSRD; translated from the coding sequence ATGAGTACTCTGTCTGACCTGGCTACCACCGATGAGCTGTTGGTTGTTTCCGACTTTGATGGGACCCTCGCGGGTTTTCATCCCAGCGATATCTATGACGTCCCCATTAATGGCGATTCCATCGACGCCTTAGCTCGGTTATCTCAGCTCCCGCATACCACCGTGGCGGTCTTATCCGGGCGGCACCTCGCTGGGCTACAAAAAGTATGCCCCCTGGAAAGCCCGGTTATTTTCGCTGGTTCTCATGGCGCAGAAACCTCCGGGGAGCCCAGCGGGGAACGCGGCCCGGATGCTCAGCAACTTAGCATTCTTCAGGACCTGGATGAACAACTTGAAGCTATCGTGGCTGCTGCCCCTCGAGCGTATGTCGAAAAGAAGCCCTATCACCGGGTTGTTCATGTAGCGGAGTTGGCTGAGGAATCCCCGGAAACGGCCGCTGAGATTTGTGACGCCGCCGCCCAGATCCGGGCACCCGGATTAACCTCGATGCGAGGGAAAAACATTGTTGAGTTTTCCGTAAGCGGAGAGAATAAGGGGACTTGGATTAGTAGGCGTCGAACCTTAATAGGTGCCACCGGAGTACTTTTTATTGGCGACGACACCACCGATGAACTGGGGTTCGCCACCTTAAGCGAAGCCGATCTGGGGGTCAAGGTGGGCCCGGGAGATACTGCCGCGACCCTGCGAGTAGATGACCTAGCGGAGGTAGCACGGATCTATCAAGAACTCGCCGAACTACGCACCTTATGGGCGCGGCGGCGCGACGGTAGCTCCAGGGATTAG
- a CDS encoding metal ABC transporter ATP-binding protein — MLLRFHEAAVNPLWQNLNLEVQPGEFIAVLGPNGVGKSTLLATILGTRKLSSGSVEVAARVGYIPQQRMFPPDLPLRARDLVSLSLAHGVFRRRSPHRHEVDALLQRVGAQGLADLRVGRMSGGQQQLIRQAQALASHPQLILADEPLLSLDVARQRDTVAMLHHHCSENDGAVIFVTHGINPVLEVVDRVLYLAPQGHTLGSVSEVMRSDVLSELYGTKVNVLEVDGRMVVI, encoded by the coding sequence ATGCTTCTTCGTTTTCATGAAGCCGCGGTGAACCCTTTATGGCAGAACCTGAATCTTGAGGTTCAGCCTGGGGAGTTCATCGCGGTTCTTGGCCCTAATGGGGTAGGGAAATCGACGCTGCTTGCCACCATTCTGGGAACGCGCAAATTAAGTTCCGGTTCCGTGGAGGTCGCTGCGCGCGTCGGATATATCCCACAGCAACGAATGTTCCCCCCTGATCTCCCCTTACGTGCCCGAGACCTGGTGTCTCTTTCTCTGGCCCACGGGGTTTTCCGACGCCGATCGCCTCACCGCCATGAGGTAGATGCCCTCCTCCAGCGGGTGGGTGCTCAAGGCCTAGCTGACCTACGGGTAGGCAGAATGTCTGGCGGTCAACAACAATTAATCCGCCAAGCGCAGGCTCTTGCTTCTCACCCCCAACTCATCTTGGCTGATGAACCACTCTTGAGCTTAGATGTAGCCAGGCAACGAGACACCGTAGCAATGCTTCATCATCACTGCTCGGAAAACGACGGTGCGGTCATCTTTGTTACTCACGGAATCAACCCCGTCCTTGAGGTGGTAGACCGTGTTCTCTACCTAGCTCCCCAAGGCCATACCCTGGGCTCAGTGTCGGAAGTCATGCGCTCA
- a CDS encoding metal ABC transporter solute-binding protein, Zn/Mn family produces the protein MTRSKTSQRIIRTGAAAFAAGSLFLVSACSNNSTSSNSSSSAAASGDGVHIVTSTSIWADVAKAVASDGVTVDPIVTGNNIDPHDFEPSAADIAKAKEANLVIAGGGGYDAWLYKAVDEDKVIHALPLTDHDHHDHDHGEASQSQTEESHSHDHKHGEEGHNHSHADREGAETNEHVWYSVDALTQVANDVASRVKELNPDAKVNSDDIDARLAKLKDRIAKLPHLHVAQTEPIADYIIKDSELHDVTPEGYRSATLNESEPSAADLQAFLELINKGELDFLIYNPQTETDMTKQIHDAAVAKGVPIVEIAETPDSNQNFLDYFESVVGQLEQQAKAAHPSQDKAA, from the coding sequence ATGACCCGTTCTAAGACTTCCCAGAGAATAATTCGCACCGGTGCGGCCGCTTTCGCTGCCGGTTCTTTATTTTTAGTTTCCGCATGCAGTAATAACTCCACGAGCAGCAACTCCTCCAGCTCTGCAGCAGCTTCTGGCGATGGGGTTCATATTGTTACCTCCACCAGCATTTGGGCTGATGTTGCCAAAGCCGTCGCCTCTGATGGAGTAACGGTAGATCCCATCGTGACCGGCAATAACATTGATCCGCATGATTTTGAACCTAGCGCTGCTGACATAGCTAAAGCCAAGGAAGCAAACTTGGTTATCGCCGGTGGTGGCGGATATGACGCGTGGCTTTATAAAGCCGTGGATGAAGATAAAGTCATCCACGCTTTGCCGCTGACTGATCATGATCACCACGATCATGATCATGGTGAGGCAAGTCAAAGCCAGACGGAAGAAAGTCACAGCCACGATCACAAGCACGGTGAAGAGGGCCATAACCATAGCCATGCTGATCGCGAAGGCGCCGAAACCAATGAACATGTGTGGTACAGCGTCGATGCTCTCACTCAAGTAGCTAACGACGTTGCGTCCCGGGTTAAGGAACTCAACCCCGATGCCAAAGTCAACTCTGATGATATTGACGCCCGCTTGGCGAAGTTGAAGGATCGGATTGCTAAGCTGCCGCACCTGCACGTCGCCCAGACTGAGCCTATTGCTGATTACATCATCAAGGATTCTGAGCTTCATGATGTTACCCCGGAGGGCTACCGCTCCGCGACCCTTAATGAAAGTGAGCCCTCCGCGGCTGACCTTCAGGCTTTCTTAGAGCTCATCAATAAGGGTGAACTGGATTTCCTCATCTATAACCCGCAGACGGAAACTGACATGACTAAGCAAATCCACGATGCCGCAGTGGCTAAGGGTGTGCCGATTGTTGAGATCGCTGAAACGCCGGACTCCAATCAAAACTTCCTGGACTACTTTGAATCTGTAGTGGGTCAGCTAGAGCAACAAGCTAAGGCTGCGCACCCCTCCCAGGACAAGGCCGCCTAA